The following are from one region of the Methanomassiliicoccales archaeon LGM-DZ1 genome:
- a CDS encoding argininosuccinate synthase translates to MAAAKAAKKEQAKKGTAGKAGESGRDKVVLAYSGGLDTSVDIHWLSENYNVDVVAVSVDVGQPKAEDDIIARAKRNGAVDAMFIDVRKEFVENYVWPLVKANGLYQDVYPLSTAIARPLMAKTLVEVAEKVGAKYIAHGCTGKGNDQVRFDAGIVAQNPDLKILAPQREWVVSRDEEIDYAAEHGIEIKAKKNSPYSRDENLWGASCECGALEDAWSEPPAGVWAHTVDPDKAPDEPTYIEIGFEKGVPVSLNGKKTDGVTLIEKLDKIAGDNGVGRIDHVEDRLVGIKSRETYECPAAVVIIAAHKAMEAMCLQREVLDFKRIVEQKFTRIVYDGQWFGGLREPVNAFIDKTQEYVTGTVRVKLYKGSVTVVGRKSPVSLYDQGLATYSKDTVDTFDHKAAMGFIYVWGLPDQTAARAHAGAKGKSKKQ, encoded by the coding sequence ATGGCAGCAGCTAAAGCGGCTAAGAAGGAGCAGGCGAAGAAAGGCACCGCCGGCAAGGCCGGGGAATCCGGAAGGGACAAGGTCGTCCTCGCGTACTCCGGAGGACTGGACACTTCCGTTGACATCCACTGGCTCTCGGAGAACTACAACGTAGACGTCGTCGCGGTCTCCGTAGATGTCGGCCAGCCCAAGGCCGAGGACGACATCATCGCCCGCGCCAAAAGGAACGGGGCGGTGGACGCCATGTTCATCGACGTGAGGAAGGAGTTCGTCGAGAACTACGTATGGCCGCTGGTCAAGGCTAACGGCCTGTACCAGGACGTCTACCCCCTCAGCACCGCCATCGCCAGGCCCCTGATGGCCAAGACGCTGGTCGAGGTCGCCGAGAAAGTGGGCGCGAAGTACATCGCCCACGGATGCACCGGGAAGGGGAACGACCAGGTCCGCTTCGACGCGGGCATCGTCGCCCAGAACCCCGACCTCAAGATCCTGGCCCCGCAGAGGGAATGGGTCGTCAGCAGGGACGAGGAGATCGACTACGCCGCCGAGCACGGCATCGAGATCAAGGCCAAGAAGAACAGCCCCTACTCCAGGGACGAGAACCTCTGGGGCGCCAGCTGCGAGTGCGGAGCGCTCGAGGACGCCTGGAGCGAGCCTCCTGCCGGCGTGTGGGCGCACACCGTCGACCCTGATAAGGCCCCCGACGAGCCGACCTACATCGAGATCGGCTTCGAGAAGGGCGTCCCGGTGTCCCTGAACGGGAAGAAGACCGACGGGGTCACGCTCATCGAGAAGCTCGACAAGATCGCCGGGGACAATGGCGTGGGGAGGATCGACCACGTCGAGGACAGGCTCGTCGGCATAAAGAGCCGCGAGACCTACGAGTGCCCTGCGGCCGTCGTCATCATCGCGGCGCACAAAGCGATGGAGGCCATGTGCCTGCAGCGCGAGGTGCTCGACTTCAAGAGGATCGTCGAGCAGAAGTTCACCCGCATCGTCTATGACGGCCAGTGGTTCGGCGGCCTCAGGGAGCCCGTCAACGCCTTCATCGACAAGACGCAGGAATACGTCACCGGCACGGTGCGCGTGAAGCTCTACAAGGGCAGCGTCACCGTGGTCGGGAGGAAGAGCCCCGTGTCCCTCTACGACCAGGGCCTGGCCACCTACTCCAAGGACACCGTCGACACCTTCGACCACAAGGCCGCGATGGGGTTCATCTACGTCTGGGGCCTGCCCGATCAGACCGCGGCCAGGGCGCATGCCGGCGCCAAAGGCAAGAGCAAGAAGCAGTGA
- the argH gene encoding argininosuccinate lyase, whose protein sequence is MPGKALWSGRFKDGMDSGTLAFTSSVEIDSRMAFYDIMGSLAHVSMLKACRIIPADDADSITAGLRKLAGDLAAGKLEMDYGLEDVHTNIEVKLTDMIGPAGGKLHTGRSRNDQVAVDYRMYLRDAALGAVDAISSLIRALQDVASKNRDVILPGYTHMQHAQPVTLAQHMLAHAFRLGRDSDRFLDALDRMDRCPLGAAALAGTTYPIDRKMTSDLLGFRDPTENSMDSVASRDHVTEIAFDCAMAAVSMSSLAEELVLWNTQEFGFVEMDDRYSTGSSIMPQKKNPDICELVRGRTGISVGAVMNMLTETKGLPLSYNRDLQEDKRPVMDALDTVVACARMMANVVSTLKFNESRMLEATKSGFINATDLADYLVTKGVPFREAHGIVGAAVRYCIEKKTVLDNLTLDEFRKFSPLIDSDVFASISVKNCVERRDSYGGTSPASTDVELTLSMQDSMRREETVRAKNALIESCWKKLLGE, encoded by the coding sequence ATGCCCGGGAAGGCACTTTGGTCAGGAAGGTTCAAGGACGGGATGGACAGCGGGACGCTGGCCTTCACCTCCTCGGTCGAGATCGACTCCAGGATGGCGTTCTACGACATCATGGGGTCCCTCGCCCATGTGAGCATGCTGAAAGCATGCCGCATCATACCCGCCGACGACGCGGACTCGATCACGGCCGGCCTCAGGAAGCTGGCCGGCGACCTGGCGGCCGGGAAGCTCGAGATGGACTACGGCCTGGAGGACGTCCATACCAATATCGAGGTCAAGCTGACCGACATGATCGGCCCGGCGGGCGGCAAGTTGCACACCGGGAGGAGCAGGAACGACCAGGTGGCCGTGGATTACAGGATGTACCTCCGGGACGCCGCCCTCGGCGCCGTGGACGCCATATCCTCGCTGATCCGCGCGCTGCAGGACGTTGCCTCGAAGAACCGCGACGTCATCCTCCCCGGATACACGCATATGCAGCACGCCCAGCCGGTGACGCTCGCCCAGCACATGCTGGCGCATGCGTTCAGGCTCGGCAGGGACTCCGACCGCTTCCTGGACGCCCTCGACAGGATGGACAGATGCCCGCTGGGGGCGGCCGCCCTCGCCGGCACCACCTACCCGATCGACAGGAAGATGACCTCCGACCTCCTCGGCTTCCGCGACCCCACCGAGAACTCGATGGACTCGGTCGCCTCCCGCGACCATGTGACGGAGATCGCCTTCGACTGCGCCATGGCGGCGGTCTCGATGTCCTCGCTCGCCGAGGAGCTGGTCCTGTGGAACACCCAGGAGTTCGGGTTCGTCGAGATGGACGACAGGTACTCCACGGGCTCGTCCATCATGCCGCAGAAGAAGAACCCCGACATCTGCGAGCTCGTCCGCGGGAGGACCGGCATCTCGGTGGGAGCGGTCATGAACATGCTCACCGAGACCAAAGGGCTCCCGCTGTCCTACAACCGCGACCTCCAGGAGGACAAGCGCCCCGTCATGGACGCCCTCGATACCGTCGTAGCCTGCGCGCGCATGATGGCGAACGTCGTCTCGACGCTGAAGTTCAACGAGAGCAGGATGCTCGAAGCGACGAAGTCCGGGTTCATCAACGCCACCGACCTCGCCGATTACCTGGTCACCAAAGGCGTCCCGTTCAGGGAGGCCCACGGCATCGTCGGGGCGGCCGTGAGGTACTGCATCGAGAAGAAGACCGTCCTCGACAACCTCACCCTCGACGAATTCAGGAAGTTCTCGCCCCTCATCGACAGCGATGTCTTCGCGTCCATCTCCGTGAAGAACTGCGTGGAGAGGAGGGACTCCTACGGAGGCACCTCCCCCGCATCCACTGATGTGGAGCTGACCCTGTCCATGCAGGACAGCATGCGCCGCGAGGAGACCGTCCGCGCCAAGAACGCGCTCATCGAGAGCTGCTGGAAGAAACTTCTCGGCGAGTGA
- a CDS encoding aminotransferase class I/II-fold pyridoxal phosphate-dependent enzyme — protein MALFGKKDEKEIESKPFRVDDAHDVPAGPLNPQGYRFETIQIHKGQEKPAEDSSRAVPIYLTSSYVFKDSKQAYNRFALKEGGNIYGRLTNTTQSVFEDRIAALEGGAAALAVASGAAAVTYAVTALALSGDEILAADNLYGGTINLFTYTLKDNYGITTQYFDPTDLADLESKINDKTKVIYAETFGNPNSDVTDVDAIAEIAHKHKIAFVVDNTFATPYLFRPLEHGADIVVESATKFISGHGTVIAGVIIESGKTDWKAYGRYSNLTQPNPSYHGLVFADLGPGAFVTWIRAILLRDTGSTISPVTAFALLVSLESLSLRVDRQVENSLIIAKWLSQNPHVKYVSHPSLPNTPTHALYEKYFPNGAASIFTFEVNGTGEQAQKLTESLTLFSLLANVADEKSLIIHPSSTTHSELTEEELAKIHIYPTTVRISIGAENVKDLIADLDAGFKKVFGN, from the coding sequence ATGGCACTGTTCGGAAAGAAAGATGAGAAAGAGATTGAAAGCAAACCCTTCCGCGTAGATGACGCCCACGATGTCCCTGCCGGACCCCTGAACCCCCAGGGGTACAGGTTCGAGACCATCCAGATCCACAAGGGCCAGGAGAAGCCCGCCGAGGACTCTTCCAGGGCCGTCCCGATATATCTGACCTCCTCGTACGTCTTCAAGGACTCGAAGCAGGCGTACAACAGGTTCGCGCTCAAGGAAGGCGGAAACATCTACGGCAGGCTCACCAACACGACCCAGTCCGTTTTCGAGGACAGGATCGCCGCCCTCGAGGGAGGCGCCGCTGCCCTCGCCGTCGCATCCGGAGCAGCCGCCGTGACCTACGCCGTCACTGCTCTGGCACTTTCCGGGGATGAGATTCTGGCTGCCGACAACCTCTACGGCGGGACCATCAACCTGTTCACCTACACCCTGAAGGACAACTACGGGATCACCACTCAGTACTTCGACCCGACCGACCTCGCCGACCTGGAGTCCAAGATCAACGACAAGACCAAGGTCATCTATGCCGAGACCTTCGGGAACCCCAACTCCGATGTGACCGATGTCGACGCCATCGCCGAGATCGCCCACAAGCACAAGATCGCGTTCGTCGTCGACAACACCTTCGCCACCCCCTACCTGTTCAGGCCCCTGGAGCACGGTGCCGACATCGTCGTCGAGTCCGCGACCAAGTTCATCTCCGGCCACGGTACCGTCATCGCCGGCGTCATCATCGAGAGCGGGAAGACCGACTGGAAAGCGTACGGCAGGTACTCTAACCTCACCCAGCCTAACCCGTCCTACCACGGCCTGGTCTTCGCCGACCTCGGCCCCGGCGCGTTCGTCACCTGGATAAGGGCCATCCTCCTCCGCGACACCGGCTCGACCATCTCGCCTGTTACCGCCTTCGCGCTGCTGGTGTCCCTCGAGTCCCTCTCGCTCCGTGTCGACAGGCAGGTCGAGAACTCGCTCATAATCGCCAAGTGGCTGTCCCAGAACCCGCACGTCAAGTACGTCAGCCACCCCTCCCTCCCGAACACCCCGACCCACGCGCTGTATGAGAAGTACTTCCCCAACGGCGCCGCGTCGATCTTCACCTTTGAGGTCAACGGCACCGGCGAGCAGGCGCAGAAGCTGACCGAGAGCCTCACTCTCTTCAGCCTCCTGGCCAACGTCGCAGATGAGAAGTCCCTCATCATCCACCCCTCGTCGACCACCCACTCGGAGCTGACCGAGGAGGAGCTCGCGAAGATCCACATCTACCCGACGACCGTCAGGATCTCCATCGGGGCCGAGAACGTCAAGGACCTCATCGCGGACCTCGACGCCGGATTCAAGAAGGTCTTCGGCAACTGA
- the thiD gene encoding bifunctional hydroxymethylpyrimidine kinase/phosphomethylpyrimidine kinase, producing the protein MRTALSVAGSDSVGGAGIQADVKAMASVGVHAATVITAVTAQNTREVTKIMPVPASMVQAQLDAVLSDCDVRAVKTGMLFSAEIVDTVADALEDHDVPLIVDPVMVATVGASLHDGSFVRAMKERLLPIAELVTPNRHEAEVLAGMRIENEDDATYACEIIGKEGSAVLLKGGHMNDANVTDYLYVSSRINRIRNPRLPYPAGHGSGCVLSSYITAHMANGLDLMASVLESRKMIQKSLETQYSIGKGAPIVNAAAGIPEAPCGDGADVLKALDEAAAGIASELPAGSFPEGLNIAYAKEGAAGPEDIAAFDGGIVPGNGKPADARYGAAEHISFVIAEAMKADPSVRCAAWFRCDEEFVEKMEDAGLEVSLVRKRHRSIAETVREAISEHSRGFPDAVADISGDSVKVDVLGRDPADVLSKLSKISN; encoded by the coding sequence ATGAGAACAGCCTTATCGGTGGCAGGTTCGGACTCTGTGGGAGGCGCCGGCATCCAGGCCGATGTCAAGGCCATGGCCTCCGTCGGGGTCCACGCCGCCACAGTCATCACCGCGGTCACAGCGCAGAACACCAGGGAGGTCACCAAGATCATGCCCGTCCCAGCATCGATGGTCCAGGCGCAGCTCGATGCCGTCCTGAGCGACTGCGATGTGCGCGCGGTCAAGACCGGGATGCTATTCAGCGCCGAGATCGTGGACACGGTGGCCGATGCCCTCGAAGACCACGATGTGCCGCTCATAGTGGACCCCGTCATGGTCGCCACTGTCGGCGCCAGCCTGCATGACGGTTCGTTCGTCAGAGCGATGAAGGAGAGGCTCCTCCCCATCGCCGAGCTCGTCACCCCTAACAGGCACGAGGCCGAGGTCCTCGCCGGCATGAGGATCGAGAACGAGGACGATGCCACCTACGCATGCGAGATAATCGGTAAGGAAGGCTCCGCCGTGCTCCTCAAGGGGGGTCACATGAACGACGCGAACGTCACGGATTACCTGTACGTCTCCTCCAGGATCAACAGGATAAGGAACCCCAGGCTCCCGTACCCTGCCGGCCATGGCTCCGGGTGCGTGCTGTCATCCTACATCACCGCCCATATGGCAAACGGCCTCGACCTCATGGCCTCCGTCCTGGAATCCAGGAAGATGATCCAGAAGTCCCTGGAGACCCAGTACTCCATAGGGAAGGGGGCCCCCATCGTGAACGCCGCCGCCGGCATACCGGAAGCTCCCTGCGGGGACGGCGCCGATGTGCTGAAGGCTCTCGACGAGGCCGCCGCCGGGATCGCCTCCGAACTGCCGGCAGGATCCTTCCCGGAAGGGCTGAACATAGCCTATGCGAAGGAGGGCGCGGCAGGCCCCGAGGACATAGCTGCCTTCGACGGAGGTATCGTTCCCGGAAATGGGAAGCCGGCCGATGCCCGCTACGGGGCTGCAGAGCACATCTCGTTCGTGATCGCCGAGGCCATGAAGGCCGACCCCTCGGTCCGCTGCGCCGCCTGGTTCCGCTGCGATGAGGAGTTCGTCGAGAAGATGGAGGATGCCGGCCTGGAAGTCTCCCTGGTCAGGAAGAGGCACAGGAGCATCGCGGAGACAGTCAGGGAGGCTATCTCGGAGCACTCTCGCGGGTTCCCGGACGCCGTCGCCGACATCTCCGGGGACAGCGTGAAAGTGGACGTGCTCGGCAGGGACCCTGCTGACGTCCTCTCGAAGCTCTCCAAGATCTCGAACTGA